A region of Arabidopsis thaliana chromosome 5, partial sequence DNA encodes the following proteins:
- a CDS encoding target of trans acting-siR480/255 protein, which translates to MDMNQLFMQSIANSRGLCHPDCEKANNEREDYDASQHAAMVAVNLISSARVILKLDAVYTEYSAQYLVDNAGKEDNQGEMDQQSSQLTLQNLLQYMDENVWNKKEDVQGEREQPLTVKDCLECAFK; encoded by the exons ATGGATATGAATCAGCTATTCATGCAATCTATTGCAAACAGTCGTGGACTCTGTCATCCAGATTGCGAAAAAGCAAATAATGAGCGTGAAGATTATg ATGCGTCTCAACATGCCGCTATGGTAGCGGTGAATCTGATTAGCTCTGCACGGGTTATCCTCAAGCTTGATGCTGTGTATACTGAGTACTCAGCTCAGTATTTGGTGGATAATGCTGGGAAGGAAGACAACCAGGGAGAAATGGATCAACAAAGCTCTCAGCTCACTCTCCAAAACTTGCTTCAGTATATGGATGAAAATGTCTGGAATAAGAAGGAAGATGTGCAGGGAGAAAGGGAGCAACCACTCACTGTCAAAGACTGCCTTGAATGTGCTTTCAAGTAA
- a CDS encoding NAC (No Apical Meristem) domain transcriptional regulator superfamily protein (NAC (No Apical Meristem) domain transcriptional regulator superfamily protein; FUNCTIONS IN: DNA binding; INVOLVED IN: regulation of transcription; LOCATED IN: cellular_component unknown; CONTAINS InterPro DOMAIN/s: No apical meristem (NAM) protein (InterPro:IPR003441); BEST Arabidopsis thaliana protein match is: NAC domain containing protein 88 (TAIR:AT5G18300.1); Has 30201 Blast hits to 17322 proteins in 780 species: Archae - 12; Bacteria - 1396; Metazoa - 17338; Fungi - 3422; Plants - 5037; Viruses - 0; Other Eukaryotes - 2996 (source: NCBI BLink).), whose product MSMVKYYDKEEHVGFWFHPSAQELIIRYIGPKVTKRSNKEFELEDKFDIYAKEPWRLSHTETNFLEPNEWF is encoded by the coding sequence atgTCGATGGTTAAGTACTACGATAAAGAGGAACATGttgggttttggtttcatCCTTCTGCCCAAGAACTCATCATCCGTTATATCGGGCCTAAGGTTACCAAAAGatcaaataaagaatttgAATTAGAAGACAAGTTTGACATCTATGCCAAAGAGCCGTGGCGGTTGTCTCACACCGAGACTAACTTTTTGGAACCTAATGAATGGTTCTAG
- a CDS encoding SAUR-like auxin-responsive protein family (SAUR-like auxin-responsive protein family; CONTAINS InterPro DOMAIN/s: Auxin responsive SAUR protein (InterPro:IPR003676); BEST Arabidopsis thaliana protein match is: SAUR-like auxin-responsive protein family (TAIR:AT5G18020.1); Has 1807 Blast hits to 1807 proteins in 277 species: Archae - 0; Bacteria - 0; Metazoa - 736; Fungi - 347; Plants - 385; Viruses - 0; Other Eukaryotes - 339 (source: NCBI BLink).): MALVRSLLGAKKILSRSTASAAPKGFLAVYVGESQKKRYLVPLSYLSQPSFQALLSKSEEEFGFDHPMGGLTIPCPEDTFINVTSRLQ; encoded by the coding sequence ATGGCTTTGGTGAGAAGTCTATTGGGTGCAAAGAAGATTCTAAGCCGCTCCACCGCATCGGCGGCACCAAAAGGGTTTCTTGCGGTGTACGTAGGAGAGAGccagaagaagagatatttgGTGCCGCTCTCATACTTGAGCCAACCTTCATTTCAAGCTCTTCTCAGTAAATCCGAGGAAGAGTTTGGATTTGATCATCCAATGGGTGGCTTAACGATCCCTTGTCCTGAAGATACCTTCATCAATGTGACTTCTCGGCTCCAATGA
- the SAUR23 gene encoding SAUR-like auxin-responsive protein family (SAUR-like auxin-responsive protein family; CONTAINS InterPro DOMAIN/s: Auxin responsive SAUR protein (InterPro:IPR003676); BEST Arabidopsis thaliana protein match is: SAUR-like auxin-responsive protein family (TAIR:AT5G18050.1); Has 1807 Blast hits to 1807 proteins in 277 species: Archae - 0; Bacteria - 0; Metazoa - 736; Fungi - 347; Plants - 385; Viruses - 0; Other Eukaryotes - 339 (source: NCBI BLink).), translating into MALVRSLLVAKKILSRSAAAVSAPPKGFLAVYVGESQKKRYLVPLSYLNQPSFQALLSKSEEEFGFDHPMGGLTIPCPEDTFINVTSRLH; encoded by the coding sequence ATGGCTTTGGTGAGAAGTCTATTGGTTGCAAAGAAGATTCTTAGCCGCTCCGCCGCAGCAGTCTCGGCGCCACCAAAAGGGTTTCTTGCAGTGTACGTAGGAGAGAGccagaagaagagatatttaGTGCCACTCTCATACTTGAACCAGCCTTCTTTTCAAGCTCTGCTCAGTAAATCCGAAGAAGAGTTTGGGTTCGATCATCCGATGGGTGGCTTAACGATCCCTTGTCCCGAAGATACTTTCATCAATGTGACTTCTCGGCTCCATTGA
- a CDS encoding target of trans acting-siR480/255 protein: protein MNMIQRFMQSMAKTRGLCHPDCVKASSEQEDYDASQLSIWWIMLGRKTTREKWMNQALSSLSKTCISIWWKMSGIRGKMCREREQPLTVKDCLECAFKKGLPRREHWAHVGCTFKAPPFACHIPRVPMKGEVIETKSLDEAFKLLIKQPVGARLHVFSPDLDNVGEVKCCEINFEIFKDQ from the exons ATGAATATGATTCAGCGATTCATGCAATCTATGGCAAAGACGCGTGGCCTCTGTCATCCAGATTGCGTAAAAGCAAGTAGTGAGCAAGAAGATTACG ATGCGTCTCAGCTCAGTATTTGGTGGATAATGCTGGGAAGGAAGACGACCAGGGAGAAATGGATGAACCAAGCTCTCAGTTCACTATCGAAAACTTGCATCAGTATATGGTGGAAAATGTCTGGAATAAGAGGTAAGATGTGCAGGGAGAGGGAGCAACCACTCACTGTCAAAGACTGCCTTGAATGTGCTTTCAAGAAAGGGCTACCGAGAAGAGAACATTGGGCACATGTGGGATGTACATTCAAGGCTCCCCCATTTGCTTGTCACATACCCCGCGTGCCCATGAAAGGAGAAGTGATTGAGACTAAGAGTTTGGATGAAGCGTTTAAGCTGTTGATTAAACAACCGGTGGGTGCAAGACTCCATGTGTTCAGTCCAGACCTTGATAATGTTGGAGAGGTAAAGTGTTGTGAGataaatttcgaaattttcaAAGATCAATGA
- the SAUR20 gene encoding SAUR-like auxin-responsive protein family (SAUR-like auxin-responsive protein family; CONTAINS InterPro DOMAIN/s: Auxin responsive SAUR protein (InterPro:IPR003676); BEST Arabidopsis thaliana protein match is: SAUR-like auxin-responsive protein family (TAIR:AT5G18080.1); Has 1807 Blast hits to 1807 proteins in 277 species: Archae - 0; Bacteria - 0; Metazoa - 736; Fungi - 347; Plants - 385; Viruses - 0; Other Eukaryotes - 339 (source: NCBI BLink).) yields the protein MAFVRSLLGAKKILSRSTTAASAAPKGFLAVYVGESQKKRYLVPISYLNQPSFQALLSKSEEEFGFDHPMGGLTIPCPEDTFINVTSRFQR from the coding sequence ATGGCTTTTGTGAGAAGTCTATTGGGAGCAAAGAAGATTCTAAGCCGCTCCACCACAGCAGCCTCGGCGGCACCAAAAGGGTTTCTTGCAGTGTACGTAGGTGAGAGCCAAAAGAAGAGATATCTGGTGCCAATCTCATATTTAAACCAGCCTTCATTTCAAGCTCTTCTCAGTAAATCCGAGGAAGAGTTTGGATTCGATCATCCAATGGGTGGCTTAACGATCCCCTGTCCTGAAGATACATTCATCAATGTGACTTCTCGGTTCCAACGATGA
- a CDS encoding AP2/B3-like transcriptional factor family protein (AP2/B3-like transcriptional factor family protein; FUNCTIONS IN: DNA binding, sequence-specific DNA binding transcription factor activity; INVOLVED IN: regulation of transcription, DNA-dependent; LOCATED IN: cellular_component unknown; EXPRESSED IN: 10 plant structures; EXPRESSED DURING: 4 anthesis, C globular stage, petal differentiation and expansion stage, E expanded cotyledon stage, D bilateral stage; CONTAINS InterPro DOMAIN/s: Transcriptional factor B3 (InterPro:IPR003340); BEST Arabidopsis thaliana protein match is: VERDANDI (TAIR:AT5G18000.1); Has 1807 Blast hits to 1807 proteins in 277 species: Archae - 0; Bacteria - 0; Metazoa - 736; Fungi - 347; Plants - 385; Viruses - 0; Other Eukaryotes - 339 (source: NCBI BLink).) encodes MKNKAFGQIMDDAENPGFFKILRSADLSSEIMRGIPLNFIKSISEEELSAKMLLKVSWGSSWPIKICRNPSFYFMEKKGWDQFLSDNGLGNDEFLTFTHQGNMCFTVDIYQIDGKELLTPRRSATIASSSGRNKREQRNNIYKDVKEEEDIESWSESSYPGHKTAESTGRRQRLSLSNKKAKETEKSKKKKMKVESISYDSQDDSLSLVPEFTLTIKKSYLIFLGIPKMFEELHMPTEATMFKIHDPEGKRSWDVMYKFSNNQTRFCAGWIRLAKELGLEIGDVCTFTLIKPTEMLVRVSK; translated from the exons ATGAAGAACAAAGCGTTTGGTCAGATTATGGATGATGCAGAGAATCCCGGGTTCTTCAAGATCCTTCGAAGTGCAGATTTATCGTCTGAAATCATG AGAGGGATCCCTCTAAACTTCATCAAAAGCATCTCGGAAGAAGAGTTATCGGCTAAGATGTTGTTAAAAGTGTCATGGGGAAGTTCTTGGCCTATCAAAATTTGTAGAAACCCAAGCTTCTACTTTATGGAGAAAAAGGGATGGGATCAGTTTTTGAGCGACAATGGATTAGGTAATGATGAGTTTCTTACCTTCACACACCAAGGAAATATGTGCTTTACCGTGGACATCTACCAAATAGACGGTAAAGAGCTACTTACACCACGCAGATCTGCAACCATTGCTTCTAGTTCCG GTCGGAACAAGAGAGAACAAAGGAATAACATCTACAAAGATgtgaaggaggaagaagacatAGAGTCTTGGTCTGAATCGAGCTATCCTGGTCACAAAACAGCTGAATCTACAGGAAGAAGACAAAGGCTTAGCTTGAGTAATAAGAAAGCCAAGGAAActgagaaatcaaagaagaagaagatgaaggtgGAAAGTATTAGTTACGATTCTCAAGATGACAGTTTGTCTCTTGTTCCAGAATTTACCCTCACCATAAAGAAATCATACCTCATTTTCTTG GGGATTCCAAAGATGTTTGAGGAGCTGCATATGCCAACGGAGGCAACTATGTTCAAGATCCATGATCCGGAAGGGAAAAGGTCATGGGATGTTATGTATAAGTTCAGTAATAACCAGACAAGATTCTGTGCTGGTTGGATTCGTTTGGCTAAAGAACTTGGTTTGGAGATCGGAGATGTTTGCACTTTCACGCTCATCAAACCTACCGAGATGCTTGTTAGAGTCTCTAAAtaa
- the SAUR24 gene encoding SAUR-like auxin-responsive protein family (SAUR-like auxin-responsive protein family; CONTAINS InterPro DOMAIN/s: Auxin responsive SAUR protein (InterPro:IPR003676); BEST Arabidopsis thaliana protein match is: SAUR-like auxin-responsive protein family (TAIR:AT5G18020.1); Has 1807 Blast hits to 1807 proteins in 277 species: Archae - 0; Bacteria - 0; Metazoa - 736; Fungi - 347; Plants - 385; Viruses - 0; Other Eukaryotes - 339 (source: NCBI BLink).), which yields MAFVRSLLGAKKILSRSTGAGSAAPKGFLAVYVGESQKKRYLVPVSYLNQPSFQALLSKSEEEFGFDHPMGGLTIPCPEDTFINVTSRLQ from the coding sequence atGGCTTTCGTGAGAAGTCTATTGGGAGCAAAGAAGATTCTAAGCCGCTCCACCGGAGCAGGATCTGCGGCACCAAAAGGGTTTCTTGCGGTGTACGTAGGAGAGAGccagaagaagagatatttgGTGCCTGTCTCATATTTAAACCAGCCTTCATTTCAAGCTCTTCTCAGTAAATCCGAAGAAGAGTTTGGATTTGATCATCCGATGGGAGGCTTAACGATCCCTTGTCCCGAAGATACCTTCATCAATGTGACTTCTCGGCtccaatga
- the CSD3 gene encoding copper/zinc superoxide dismutase 3 (copper/zinc superoxide dismutase 3 (CSD3); FUNCTIONS IN: superoxide dismutase activity; INVOLVED IN: response to oxidative stress, oxygen and reactive oxygen species metabolic process, removal of superoxide radicals; LOCATED IN: peroxisome; EXPRESSED IN: 22 plant structures; EXPRESSED DURING: 13 growth stages; CONTAINS InterPro DOMAIN/s: Superoxide dismutase, copper/zinc binding (InterPro:IPR001424); BEST Arabidopsis thaliana protein match is: copper/zinc superoxide dismutase 2 (TAIR:AT2G28190.1); Has 30201 Blast hits to 17322 proteins in 780 species: Archae - 12; Bacteria - 1396; Metazoa - 17338; Fungi - 3422; Plants - 5037; Viruses - 0; Other Eukaryotes - 2996 (source: NCBI BLink).) has protein sequence MEAPRGNLRAVALIAGDNNVRGCLQFVQDISGTTHVTGKISGLSPGFHGFHIHSFGDTTNGCISTGPHFNPLNRVHGPPNEEERHAGDLGNILAGSNGVAEILIKDKHIPLSGQYSILGRAVVVHADPDDLGKGTKH, from the exons ATGGAAGCTCCTAGAGGAAATCTGAGAGCGGTGGCTCTTATCGCCGGCGATAACAACGTCCGAGGCTGTCTTCAATTCGTACAAGACATTTCCG gAACTACTCATGTCACCGGGAAGATCTCAGGACTCTCTCCTGGCTTCCATGGATTTCATATTCACTCTTTTGGTGATACCACAAATGGCTGCATCTCtactg GACCTCACTTCAATCCATTAAATCGAGTTCACGGGCCACCGAACGAGGAAGAGCGTCATGCTGGCGATTTGGGTAACATTCTTGCAGGATCAAACG GTGTTGCTGAAATCTTAATCAAAGACAAACAT ATACCGCTTAGTGGGCAGTATTCCATACTCGGGAGGGCGGTTGTTGTGCATGCGGATCCTGATGACCTTGGGAAAG
- the SAUR22 gene encoding SAUR-like auxin-responsive protein family (SAUR-like auxin-responsive protein family; CONTAINS InterPro DOMAIN/s: Auxin responsive SAUR protein (InterPro:IPR003676); BEST Arabidopsis thaliana protein match is: SAUR-like auxin-responsive protein family (TAIR:AT5G18020.1); Has 1807 Blast hits to 1807 proteins in 277 species: Archae - 0; Bacteria - 0; Metazoa - 736; Fungi - 347; Plants - 385; Viruses - 0; Other Eukaryotes - 339 (source: NCBI BLink).) encodes MALVRSLLGAKKILSRSTAAVSAAPKGFLAVYVGESQKKRYLVPLSYLNQPSFQALLSKSEDEFGFDHPMGGLTIPCHEDTFINVTSRLQ; translated from the coding sequence ATGGCTCTGGTGAGAAGTCTACTGGGTGCAAAAAAGATTCTAAGCCGCTCCACCGCAGCAGTCTCGGCGGCACCAAAAGGGTTTCTTGCAGTGTACGTAGGAGAGAGCCAGAAGAAAAGATACTTAGTGCCACTCTCATACTTGAACCAACCTTCTTTTCAAGCTCTGCTCAGTAAATCTGAAGATGAGTTTGGGTTTGATCATCCGATGGGGGGCTTAACGATACCTTGTCATGAAGATACGTTCATCAATGTGACTTCTCGGCTCCAATGA
- a CDS encoding target of trans acting-siR480/255 protein (unknown protein; BEST Arabidopsis thaliana protein match is: unknown protein (TAIR:AT4G29760.1); Has 1807 Blast hits to 1807 proteins in 277 species: Archae - 0; Bacteria - 0; Metazoa - 736; Fungi - 347; Plants - 385; Viruses - 0; Other Eukaryotes - 339 (source: NCBI BLink).) — translation MNMIQRFMQSMAKTRGLCHPDCVKASSEQEDYDASQLSIWWIMLGRKTTREKWMNQALSSLSKTCISIWWKMSGIRGKMCREREQPLTVKDCLECAFKKGLPRREHWAHVGCTFKAPPFACHIPRVPMKGEVIETKSLDEAFKLLIKQPVGARLHVFSPDLDNVGEGVYEGLSSLSRKESRYVGLRDVIIVAVNKSEGKTVATVKICYKKKTSFVKVCLSRMFVQLGGGEESQVKEPTGLLVDFCIPRLSIN, via the exons ATGAATATGATTCAGCGATTCATGCAATCTATGGCAAAGACGCGTGGCCTCTGTCATCCAGATTGCGTAAAAGCAAGTAGTGAGCAAGAAGATTACG ATGCGTCTCAGCTCAGTATTTGGTGGATAATGCTGGGAAGGAAGACGACCAGGGAGAAATGGATGAACCAAGCTCTCAGTTCACTATCGAAAACTTGCATCAGTATATGGTGGAAAATGTCTGGAATAAGAGGTAAGATGTGCAGGGAGAGGGAGCAACCACTCACTGTCAAAGACTGCCTTGAATGTGCTTTCAAGAAAGGGCTACCGAGAAGAGAACATTGGGCACATGTGGGATGTACATTCAAGGCTCCCCCATTTGCTTGTCACATACCCCGCGTGCCCATGAAAGGAGAAGTGATTGAGACTAAGAGTTTGGATGAAGCGTTTAAGCTGTTGATTAAACAACCGGTGGGTGCAAGACTCCATGTGTTCAGTCCAGACCTTGATAATGTTGGAGAG GGAGTTTACGAGGGCCTGTCTAGCCTGTCTCGTAAGGAATCACGCTATGTTGGACTTAGGGATGTCATCATAGTTGCAGTGAATAAGTCCGAGGGAAAAACTGTTGCTACTGTGAAGATATGttacaagaagaagacttcATTTGTCAAAGTGTGTTTGAGCCGTATGTTTGTCCAGCTTGGTGGTGGCGAGGAGTCTCAGGTGAAAGAGCCAACAGGTCTGCTTGTTGACTTCTGTATCCCACGCTTATCTATCAACTAA
- the DRT101 gene encoding phosphoglucosamine mutase-like protein (DNA-DAMAGE-REPAIR/TOLERATION 101 (DRT101); FUNCTIONS IN: intramolecular transferase activity, phosphotransferases, phosphoacetylglucosamine mutase activity; INVOLVED IN: response to UV, photoreactive repair; LOCATED IN: cytosol, mitochondrion; EXPRESSED IN: 22 plant structures; EXPRESSED DURING: 13 growth stages; CONTAINS InterPro DOMAIN/s: Alpha-D-phosphohexomutase, C-terminal (InterPro:IPR005843), Alpha-D-phosphohexomutase, alpha/beta/alpha domain III (InterPro:IPR005846), Phosphoacetylglucosamine mutase (InterPro:IPR016657), Alpha-D-phosphohexomutase, alpha/beta/alpha domain II (InterPro:IPR005845), Alpha-D-phosphohexomutase, alpha/beta/alpha I/II/III (InterPro:IPR016055), Alpha-D-phosphohexomutase, alpha/beta/alpha domain I (InterPro:IPR005844); Has 6617 Blast hits to 6213 proteins in 2284 species: Archae - 117; Bacteria - 4667; Metazoa - 169; Fungi - 157; Plants - 47; Viruses - 0; Other Eukaryotes - 1460 (source: NCBI BLink).): MDEIQIASILKSSELFPIPQGVKLSYGTAGFRGDAKLLESTVYRVGILSALRSLKLGSATVGLMITASHNKVSDNGIKVSDPSGFMLSQEWEPFADQIANASSPEELVSLIRKFMEKEEIAIGENNKGAEVWLGRDTRPSGESLLRAGEIGVGSILGSVAIDIGILTTPQLHWMVRAKNKGLKATENDYFENLSTSFRCLIDLIPSSGNDKLEISKLLVDGANGVGGQKIEKLRGSLSNLDVEIRNTGRDGGVLNEGVGADFVQKEKVLPVGFGFKDVGMRCASLDGDADRLVYFYIPSDSSEKVELLDGDKILSLFALFIKEQLNALEDDEERKQSRLGVVQTAYANGASTDYLKHLGLDVVFAKTGVKHLHEKAAEFDIGIYFEANGHGTILFSESFLSWLVSKQKDLTAKGQGGSEEHKAVSRLMAVSNLINQAVGDALSGVLLVEVILQHLGWSIEKWNELYKDLPSRQIKVEVPDRTAVVTTSEETEALRPMGIQDAINSEIKKYSRGRAFIRPSGTEDVVRVYAEASTQEDADSLANSVAQLVKSFLGSS, translated from the coding sequence ATGGACGAGATCCAAATAGCTTCAATCCTCAAATCATCTGAGCTTTTTCCGATTCCACAAGGCGTCAAGCTTTCGTATGGAACAGCTGGATTCAGAGGCGATGCAAAGTTATTGGAATCAACTGTGTATAGAGTTGGGATTCTCTCAGCTCTCCGATCACTTAAGCTTGGATCAGCCACCGTCGGGCTTATGATCACAGCTTCGCATAACAAAGTCTCTGACAATGGCATTAAAGTTTCAGATCCATCTGGTTTTATGCTTTCTCAGGAATGGGAGCCTTTTGCAGATCAGATCGCTAACGCATCTTCTCCTGAAGAACTCGTTTCGTTGATTAGAAAATTcatggagaaggaagagattgCAATCGGAGAGAATAATAAAGGTGCAGAGGTTTGGTTGGGAAGAGATACTAGACCTAGTGGTGAATCACTTCTCAGAGCTGGTGAGATCGGAGTTGGTTCAATTTTGGGATCTGTTGCGATTGACATTGGGATTTTGACAACTCCGCAATTGCATTGGATGGTTAGAGCTAAGAATAAAGGTCTTAAGGCAACTGAGAATGATTACTTTGAGAATCTATCTACTTCGTTTAggtgtttgattgatttgattcCAAGCAGTGGAAATGATAAGTTAGAGATTAGCAAATTGCTTGTAGATGGTGCTAATGGTGTAGGTGGACAGAAGATTGAGAAGCTAAGAGGGTCTTTGAGTAATTTAGATGTTGAGATTCGTAACACAGGGAGAGATGGTGGTGTGCTTAATGAAGGTGTAGGTGCTGATTTTGTGcagaaagaaaaggttttgCCTGTAGGATTTGGGTTTAAGGATGTTGGGATGAGGTGTGCGAGTTTGGATGGTGATGCAGATCGATTGGTTTACTTTTACATTCCTTCAGATTCTTCTGAAAAGGTTGAGCTACTTGACGGTGATAAGATTCTGTCTTTGTTTGCTCTCTTCATCAAAGAGCAACTAAATGCTCtggaggatgatgaagaaaggaaGCAGTCTCGTCTTGGTGTTGTGCAGACAGCTTACGCGAATGGTGCGTCTACTGATTACCTAAAGCATTTGGGTTTAGATGTTGTTTTTGCTAAAACTGGAGTTAAGCATTTACACGAGAAAGCAGCAGAGTTTGATATTGGAATCTACTTTGAAGCTAATGGCCACGGGACTATTCTCTTCTCGGAATCTTTCCTATCTTGGTTAGTTTCCAAACAAAAGGATCTTACGGCTAAAGGTCAGGGTGGTTCTGAAGAGCACAAAGCTGTTTCTAGACTAATGGCGGTGAGTAATCTGATTAACCAAGCGGTAGGTGATGCTCTAAGTGGAGTGCTCTTGGTTGAAGTGATTCTACAACACCTGGGATGGTCGATAGAGAAGTGGAATGAGCTATACAAGGACCTTCCTAGCAGGCAGATCAAGGTCGAAGTTCCAGATAGAACAGCGGTTGTGACCACAAGCGAAGAAACCGAGGCTCTGAGACCTATGGGGATTCAAGATGCTATTAATTCTGAAATCAAGAAGTACTCGCGTGGCAGAGCTTTTATAAGGCCATCGGGTACAGAAGATGTGGTGAGAGTATATGCAGAGGCTTCCACTCAAGAAGATGCTGATTCTTTGGCTAATTCTGTGGCTCAGCTCGTCAAAAGCTTCCTTGGTTCAAGCTAA